A region of Sphingobium baderi DNA encodes the following proteins:
- the mobA gene encoding molybdenum cofactor guanylyltransferase: MKGGVLGVVLAGGLSSRFGTDKAEALYRGRSLLDWSMGNLADFVDSVMISGRMHPVYGGVEDRPQAGLGPLGGLAGAMAVARERGFAHVLSMPCDTPDMPRALLVELCAKERAAYATGCPVIGLWPSVLAGELEEYLLRTGNRSVRHWAESIGACPVGIGLTIANVNYTGDLERLTKAKPR, from the coding sequence ATGAAGGGCGGAGTTTTGGGCGTCGTGCTGGCAGGTGGGCTTTCGAGTCGGTTTGGGACGGACAAGGCAGAAGCGCTCTATCGCGGGCGTTCGCTGCTCGACTGGTCAATGGGCAATCTCGCGGACTTTGTGGACAGTGTGATGATTTCCGGGCGAATGCATCCTGTCTATGGCGGCGTGGAGGACAGGCCCCAGGCTGGTCTGGGGCCGCTGGGCGGGCTGGCTGGGGCGATGGCAGTTGCGCGGGAACGGGGATTTGCCCATGTCCTGTCCATGCCCTGCGATACGCCTGACATGCCGCGCGCTCTGCTGGTGGAACTATGTGCAAAGGAGCGGGCCGCTTACGCGACGGGTTGCCCGGTGATCGGGCTGTGGCCGAGCGTGCTGGCGGGTGAACTGGAGGAATATCTGCTGCGGACGGGTAACCGTTCTGTCCGGCACTGGGCCGAGAGCATCGGCGCCTGCCCGGTGGGAATTGGGCTGACTATAGCGAATGTCAATTATACAGGAGATCTGGAACGATTGACTAAGGCTAAGCCGCGATAG
- a CDS encoding acetyl/propionyl/methylcrotonyl-CoA carboxylase subunit alpha has translation MIRSLLIANRGEIACRIVRTARRLGIRTVAVYSDADAGALHVREADAAVHIGPSPVRESYLLGDRIIAAARETGAEAIHPGYGFLSENADFAQAVIDAGLIWVGPDPASITAMGLKDAAKSLMSEAGVPVTPGYLGQDQSGTRLAAEADAIGYPVLIKAVAGGGGKGMRKVDGPGDFAEALLSCRREAASSFGNDQVLLEKWVTNPRHIEVQVFGDGHGNVVHLFERDCSLQRRHQKVIEEAPAPGMYDATREAICDAAVRAARAVDYVGAGTIEFIADGSEGLRADRIWFMEMNTRLQVEHPVTEAITGQDLVEWQLRVASGEPLPQTQEQLSINGWAMEARLYAEDPAKGFLPSIGTLDFFDLGENCRIDTGVELGAEISSFYDPMIAKVIAHGPERESARRRLAACLSDSVIWPLRTNAGFLVKALEHPAFVEADIDTGLVEREGEALMPPERPSGAALTDAAAALAFGGELGGFRLNAPVRSDALFLLNGEAVAISFDPQRAGDREESDEVVLIAEGGQTWRLSPWRMNGVATGGASDGLVLSPMPGRIISVAVGRGDKVARGQRLLTLEAMKMEHGLVAPFGGIVAEFNATEGSQVSEGALLARIDKEEA, from the coding sequence ATGATCCGTTCCCTCCTTATCGCCAATCGGGGCGAGATCGCCTGCCGCATCGTCCGCACCGCGCGGCGCCTGGGTATCCGCACCGTGGCGGTTTATTCGGACGCCGATGCCGGGGCGTTGCATGTGCGCGAAGCGGACGCGGCCGTGCATATCGGGCCGTCGCCTGTCCGTGAATCCTATCTGCTGGGCGACCGGATCATCGCCGCCGCGCGGGAGACGGGGGCGGAGGCGATCCATCCGGGCTATGGTTTCCTGTCGGAAAATGCGGACTTCGCGCAGGCGGTGATCGACGCCGGGCTGATCTGGGTCGGTCCCGATCCGGCGAGCATCACGGCCATGGGATTGAAGGACGCCGCCAAGTCCCTGATGAGCGAGGCGGGCGTGCCGGTGACGCCGGGCTATCTGGGGCAGGACCAGAGCGGGACGCGGCTGGCGGCGGAGGCGGACGCCATCGGCTATCCCGTGCTGATCAAGGCGGTCGCGGGCGGCGGCGGCAAGGGGATGCGGAAGGTCGATGGGCCTGGGGATTTCGCCGAGGCGCTGCTGTCGTGCCGGCGGGAAGCGGCTTCGTCCTTCGGCAACGATCAGGTGCTGCTGGAAAAATGGGTGACGAACCCGCGCCATATCGAGGTGCAGGTTTTCGGCGACGGGCACGGCAATGTCGTCCATCTGTTCGAGCGGGACTGCTCGCTCCAGCGGCGGCACCAGAAGGTGATCGAGGAAGCGCCCGCGCCGGGCATGTATGACGCCACGCGGGAGGCGATCTGCGATGCGGCGGTCCGGGCGGCCAGGGCGGTGGACTATGTCGGCGCGGGAACGATCGAGTTCATCGCGGACGGTTCGGAAGGGCTGCGGGCCGACCGCATCTGGTTCATGGAGATGAACACACGGCTTCAGGTCGAACACCCTGTCACCGAGGCGATCACGGGACAGGATCTGGTCGAATGGCAGTTGCGCGTGGCGTCGGGCGAGCCTTTGCCCCAGACGCAGGAGCAATTGTCGATCAACGGCTGGGCCATGGAAGCGCGGCTCTATGCGGAGGACCCGGCGAAGGGCTTCCTGCCGTCTATCGGAACGCTGGACTTTTTTGATCTGGGCGAAAACTGCCGGATCGATACGGGCGTCGAGCTTGGGGCGGAAATTTCCTCCTTTTACGATCCGATGATTGCCAAGGTCATCGCGCATGGCCCTGAACGGGAAAGCGCACGCAGGCGGCTGGCGGCGTGCCTCAGCGACAGCGTCATTTGGCCGCTGCGTACCAATGCTGGTTTTCTGGTGAAAGCGCTGGAGCATCCGGCCTTTGTGGAAGCGGACATCGATACAGGCCTCGTCGAGCGTGAAGGCGAGGCGTTAATGCCACCCGAGCGACCTTCCGGCGCGGCCTTGACGGATGCAGCGGCGGCACTGGCCTTTGGTGGAGAACTTGGTGGGTTCCGTTTGAATGCGCCTGTGCGGAGCGACGCCCTTTTCCTGTTGAATGGCGAAGCTGTGGCCATCTCCTTCGACCCGCAGAGGGCTGGAGACAGGGAGGAGAGCGACGAGGTCGTGTTGATTGCGGAAGGAGGACAGACCTGGCGGTTGTCGCCATGGCGCATGAACGGGGTCGCAACAGGCGGCGCATCCGATGGGCTGGTGCTGTCGCCCATGCCGGGGCGGATTATCTCCGTCGCTGTCGGGCGAGGAGACAAGGTGGCCAGGGGACAAAGACTGCTAACGCTGGAAGCCATGAAGATGGAGCACGGCCTTGTCGCACCTTTTGGCGGTATCGTGGCGGAGTTTAACGCGACGGAAGGCAGTCAGGTGAGCGAGGGAGCATTGCTCGCGCGGATCGACAAGGAGGAAGCGTGA
- a CDS encoding winged helix-turn-helix domain-containing protein: MRADFLKLKVQIFCGDEIAMGPGKADLLEAIDALGSISAAGRSMGMSYRRTWLLVDAMNRCWRERLVETVAGGGKERGARLTSTGRQILTDYRAMEKAAISATADGHFSHLENLLREAPLSPSHTQPAS, encoded by the coding sequence ATGCGCGCCGACTTTCTCAAGCTCAAGGTTCAGATATTCTGTGGCGATGAAATTGCCATGGGTCCGGGGAAAGCCGACCTGTTGGAAGCCATTGACGCATTGGGTTCCATTTCTGCCGCGGGTCGATCCATGGGCATGAGCTACCGTCGGACATGGCTTCTGGTTGACGCGATGAACCGTTGCTGGCGCGAGCGACTGGTCGAGACGGTAGCAGGCGGCGGCAAGGAACGCGGGGCTCGGCTGACATCAACTGGTCGGCAGATACTGACCGATTACCGCGCGATGGAAAAAGCCGCTATTTCGGCCACAGCGGACGGGCATTTCAGCCATCTTGAAAATTTGCTGAGGGAAGCGCCCTTATCACCCTCCCATACTCAACCAGCCTCATAA
- a CDS encoding TonB-dependent receptor: protein MRIILAATLLAGISLIPMAQAQTDGTPSVAQSDRFSLGQIIVTAPRLDGVGIDANTLSAGAIYTFNRGALDDAVNLMPGVAAGNSGGTRNERLVFVRGFDRFQVPLSIDGIRVYLPADNRLDYGRFLTTDIAEVQVAKGYASVLDGPGAMGGAINLVTRKPTKELDIDVRGTINLDNDGDYAGYSTSAMIGTKQDRWYAQTSYARSFTDHWDLPNDFRATVPTLEDGGERDFSRTRDWRANAKVGFTPNETDEYAISYTRQEGAKEAPLHVSDTVSTPRFWTWPSWDIESVYFLSTTALGDRATLKTRAYYNSFDSILRSFNDRNQDTQSRPYAFDSPYRDRAWGGSAQLDFQASDADTLRIAFHYRHDKHVEAQTSFSMTGVPSTEPEQTQTENVFSAALENELKLSPTLSFTLGGSFDWRDLKRAEEYGSPLGTSGTPATLYNYPRRDADTWNLQGRLDWQASEVLSLHASLSSRARFPTIFERFSQRFNQAIPNPDLKAERATNAEIGGTWLNGSVKLEGALFYSWIDNAIIQSVPILAYPCTASTAPPTVPTPGCDQRYMSQSQNVGKGHYYGGEISLSATLMPGLDAGFNYTLTKRRLHYAGQDAFELTGVPTHKGFAWLDWSPVEQLHIVPSVDLASKRWTLFTATPSSDPVRYYRTGAYVNASLRIDYALTDNVDIGVGGRNLFDDYYTLTDGFPEPGRTLFASIRVKY, encoded by the coding sequence ATGCGTATCATTCTTGCCGCCACGCTGTTGGCGGGTATTTCTCTCATCCCGATGGCACAGGCCCAGACGGACGGAACGCCATCCGTCGCGCAATCCGACCGCTTTTCATTGGGACAGATCATAGTAACCGCACCTCGACTGGACGGCGTGGGCATTGATGCCAACACATTGTCCGCGGGCGCGATCTATACCTTCAACCGCGGCGCGCTGGATGATGCAGTGAACCTGATGCCCGGCGTGGCGGCGGGCAATAGCGGCGGCACGCGCAATGAACGCCTCGTCTTCGTGCGCGGATTCGATCGGTTTCAGGTGCCGCTGTCGATCGACGGCATCCGCGTTTACCTGCCCGCCGACAACCGGCTGGACTATGGGCGCTTCCTGACAACCGATATTGCGGAAGTTCAGGTAGCTAAGGGCTATGCCTCCGTCCTAGACGGACCGGGAGCGATGGGCGGTGCGATCAACCTCGTCACGCGCAAGCCAACCAAAGAACTCGACATCGACGTGCGCGGCACGATCAATCTCGATAATGACGGCGATTATGCAGGCTATTCCACCTCCGCCATGATCGGAACGAAGCAGGATCGCTGGTATGCACAGACCAGCTATGCGCGCAGCTTCACAGACCACTGGGACTTGCCCAATGATTTCCGTGCGACCGTCCCAACGCTGGAGGACGGCGGCGAACGCGATTTTTCGCGCACGCGGGACTGGCGGGCGAATGCCAAGGTCGGTTTCACGCCAAACGAAACCGACGAATATGCGATCAGCTACACCCGGCAGGAAGGCGCGAAGGAAGCTCCCTTGCACGTCAGCGACACGGTATCGACGCCTCGCTTCTGGACATGGCCATCATGGGATATCGAAAGTGTCTATTTCCTGTCGACCACGGCGCTGGGTGACCGCGCTACGCTGAAGACACGCGCCTATTACAATAGCTTCGATTCGATATTGCGATCCTTCAACGACCGCAATCAGGATACGCAGAGCCGTCCCTATGCCTTTGACAGCCCCTATCGTGACCGCGCCTGGGGCGGTTCCGCTCAGCTCGACTTCCAGGCGTCGGATGCCGACACGCTACGGATCGCTTTCCATTACCGCCACGACAAGCATGTGGAAGCGCAGACCAGTTTCTCCATGACCGGCGTGCCCAGCACGGAGCCGGAACAGACGCAGACGGAAAATGTCTTTTCCGCCGCGCTGGAAAATGAGCTGAAGCTATCGCCCACCCTCTCCTTCACTCTGGGCGGAAGTTTCGACTGGCGCGATCTCAAGCGGGCGGAAGAATATGGTTCTCCGCTCGGCACGTCGGGCACGCCTGCCACACTTTACAACTATCCACGCCGGGATGCGGATACTTGGAACCTACAAGGCCGACTCGACTGGCAGGCCAGTGAAGTCCTCTCCCTGCACGCCAGCCTGTCGTCGCGGGCACGTTTCCCGACCATCTTCGAGCGGTTCAGCCAGCGCTTCAATCAGGCCATTCCCAACCCCGACCTGAAGGCGGAACGCGCCACTAATGCCGAAATCGGCGGCACATGGCTGAACGGCTCCGTCAAGCTGGAAGGCGCGCTATTCTATAGCTGGATCGACAATGCGATCATCCAGTCCGTGCCGATCCTGGCCTATCCCTGCACCGCATCGACCGCGCCGCCGACCGTTCCCACCCCGGGTTGTGACCAGCGCTACATGAGCCAGAGTCAAAATGTCGGCAAAGGTCATTATTATGGGGGGGAAATTTCCCTTTCGGCGACGCTGATGCCGGGGCTGGACGCTGGCTTCAATTATACGCTGACCAAGCGGCGCCTGCATTATGCCGGACAGGACGCCTTCGAGTTGACGGGCGTGCCGACACATAAGGGCTTCGCCTGGCTCGACTGGTCGCCGGTGGAGCAGTTGCATATCGTGCCCAGCGTCGATCTGGCGTCGAAACGCTGGACGCTGTTCACCGCCACGCCCTCCAGCGATCCCGTGCGCTATTACCGAACCGGGGCTTATGTAAACGCAAGCCTGCGGATCGACTATGCGCTGACGGATAATGTCGACATTGGCGTGGGCGGACGCAACCTGTTCGATGACTATTACACGCTGACCGATGGCTTCCCCGAACCGGGCCGCACGCTTTTTGCCAGCATCCGCGTGAAATATTGA
- a CDS encoding MaoC family dehydratase → MAGRFFDQWKIGDRVVHDIRRTVTETDNLLFSTMTHNPQPLHLDAEAAKASEFGQILVNGTFTFALMVGLSVGDTTLGTLIANLGYDKLVMPKPVFIGDTLRAETEVIALKPSKSRPGAGIVTFAHRLMNQRDELVCECLRMALIQGSGS, encoded by the coding sequence ATGGCGGGCCGGTTCTTCGATCAATGGAAAATCGGGGATCGCGTCGTCCACGACATTCGCCGCACGGTAACGGAAACGGACAATCTCCTCTTTTCCACGATGACGCATAATCCGCAGCCGCTGCATCTGGATGCAGAGGCGGCCAAGGCGTCGGAATTCGGGCAGATTCTCGTCAATGGCACTTTCACCTTCGCCCTGATGGTCGGCTTGTCGGTGGGCGATACGACGCTGGGAACGTTGATAGCCAATCTGGGTTATGACAAGCTGGTGATGCCCAAGCCCGTTTTTATCGGCGACACTTTGCGCGCTGAAACGGAAGTGATAGCGCTCAAGCCGAGCAAATCCCGGCCTGGCGCTGGCATCGTCACCTTCGCCCATCGCCTGATGAATCAGCGGGATGAATTGGTCTGCGAATGCCTCCGCATGGCGCTGATACAGGGAAGCGGGAGCTGA
- a CDS encoding cytochrome-c peroxidase, with protein sequence MSMAKVELGRRLFYDPDLSVNGTLSCAGCHEQKRGFADGNTMRPGVHGDPGRRNVPGLANVAWRRRLTAADPSLTTLEAQMLVPLLGDNPVELGMRGKEAELFRRLGNDACYRRMFARAFPEVKGHISLDTISHAIAAFERTMIALNSPFDRHGRGEIGAISTEARRGVALFAARGCVACHAGRDFTDDDYHRLEKNMGKDRGLVEKTGRPEDGDRFRTPSLRNVAVTGPWWHDGSAPTLEDAIRRHVMGLAQDEMAPLRAFLESLTDRTFLTDPRLAMPDRACGRKL encoded by the coding sequence ATGAGCATGGCGAAGGTCGAACTTGGCCGCCGTCTGTTTTACGATCCCGATCTTTCAGTGAACGGCACGCTATCCTGCGCGGGATGTCATGAGCAAAAGCGGGGCTTTGCGGACGGCAATACCATGCGGCCCGGTGTGCATGGCGATCCAGGGCGCCGGAATGTCCCCGGGCTCGCCAATGTCGCCTGGCGGAGGCGATTGACCGCTGCCGATCCATCGCTGACGACGCTTGAGGCCCAGATGCTGGTGCCGTTGCTCGGTGACAATCCGGTGGAACTGGGCATGCGCGGGAAAGAGGCCGAATTGTTCCGCCGTTTGGGCAATGATGCTTGTTATCGCCGCATGTTTGCTCGTGCTTTTCCCGAAGTGAAGGGGCATATAAGTCTTGACACCATATCCCATGCCATAGCCGCCTTTGAAAGGACGATGATCGCTCTGAACAGCCCATTTGATCGCCATGGGCGCGGTGAGATTGGCGCGATCTCCACCGAAGCGCGCAGGGGCGTTGCTTTGTTTGCCGCGCGGGGATGTGTTGCCTGCCATGCGGGGCGGGACTTCACCGATGACGATTATCATCGTCTGGAAAAGAATATGGGCAAGGATCGCGGCCTGGTCGAGAAGACAGGAAGGCCGGAGGATGGGGATCGATTTCGGACGCCCTCCCTGCGAAACGTCGCCGTCACCGGTCCATGGTGGCATGACGGATCAGCACCGACATTGGAAGATGCGATCCGGCGCCATGTCATGGGATTGGCTCAAGATGAAATGGCGCCTTTGCGTGCGTTTCTGGAGAGCCTGACCGATCGGACCTTTCTGACCGATCCGCGGCTCGCGATGCCTGATCGTGCGTGCGGGCGTAAATTATGA
- a CDS encoding efflux transporter outer membrane subunit, whose protein sequence is MKRLGTRGSWAFAGALMLAGCATVGPDYHAPPPPAGIAEKPTAFAEGNSPAFAAEPLPDRWWRLYAIPQLDALVEEAIRANTDLRIAAANLERAQAIVQEIRASAHVQTSVNGGASAGETSNLGLGSPAGTHATFDAGVGISYELDVVGRIRRTIEAADADAQAQAAAYDLARTTVVAGVVGAYSDACAAGARLVVARRSMELQRQSLALTDRGVRAGLYTPLDAMRSRALLAQLEAALPPLEADRKAALYSLAVLLGRAPEDYPPGLASCQIIPTIDQPLPIGNGMALIRRRPDIRQAERQLAAATARMGVATAELYPSVSFGASLGTTSRGVGNLFDSSAFRFSLGPLISWTFPNRGVARARIVEADAASRGALAAFDGSVLSALREVETALSTYARDLEQNAKLKIARDENRKAFGLQTRMTRGGLGTGLDLLDAERSLAAAESALAASSATIANDRVRVFLALGGGWEQ, encoded by the coding sequence ATGAAGCGTCTCGGCACGAGGGGATCATGGGCCTTCGCGGGCGCGCTGATGTTGGCGGGTTGCGCCACTGTCGGCCCGGACTATCACGCGCCGCCTCCGCCGGCAGGGATAGCAGAGAAACCGACCGCCTTCGCCGAGGGGAATTCGCCGGCCTTTGCCGCTGAGCCGTTGCCGGACCGTTGGTGGCGGCTCTATGCCATTCCCCAACTCGACGCGCTCGTCGAGGAAGCCATTCGAGCCAATACCGATCTGCGGATTGCCGCGGCCAATCTCGAACGCGCGCAGGCGATCGTCCAGGAGATACGGGCAAGCGCCCATGTCCAGACGTCGGTAAATGGTGGCGCCTCCGCGGGAGAGACCTCCAATCTCGGTCTCGGATCACCAGCGGGAACTCATGCAACATTCGATGCAGGCGTCGGGATCTCCTACGAACTGGACGTGGTGGGTCGGATCCGGCGCACCATCGAAGCGGCGGATGCCGATGCCCAGGCGCAGGCGGCTGCCTATGATCTTGCGCGTACCACAGTCGTTGCGGGCGTGGTCGGAGCCTATTCCGACGCTTGTGCCGCCGGTGCGCGGCTGGTCGTCGCACGCCGCTCGATGGAGTTGCAGCGGCAAAGTCTTGCGCTCACCGACCGTGGCGTGCGCGCAGGCCTCTACACCCCGCTTGATGCTATGCGCTCCCGTGCGCTCCTGGCGCAGCTGGAAGCGGCGTTGCCGCCGCTGGAAGCGGACCGCAAGGCGGCCCTCTACAGTCTCGCCGTGCTGCTCGGCAGGGCACCCGAAGACTATCCTCCCGGCCTCGCGAGCTGCCAGATAATCCCGACCATCGACCAGCCGCTGCCGATAGGCAACGGAATGGCACTAATCCGGCGGCGACCTGATATCCGCCAGGCCGAGCGCCAACTCGCGGCGGCGACCGCGCGCATGGGCGTGGCCACGGCCGAACTCTATCCGAGCGTCAGCTTCGGCGCATCGCTGGGCACGACGTCGCGCGGCGTCGGCAATCTGTTCGATAGTTCGGCGTTCAGGTTCAGCCTGGGACCGCTGATCTCCTGGACATTCCCTAACCGGGGGGTGGCACGGGCGCGAATCGTGGAGGCCGACGCCGCCTCTCGCGGGGCGCTGGCGGCATTTGACGGCAGCGTCCTGTCTGCTTTGCGCGAAGTGGAAACCGCGCTTAGCACCTATGCGCGCGACCTCGAGCAGAACGCAAAACTCAAGATTGCGCGCGATGAGAACCGCAAAGCCTTCGGCCTGCAGACGCGAATGACTCGCGGCGGCTTGGGAACGGGCCTCGACCTGCTCGATGCCGAAAGAAGCCTCGCTGCCGCCGAATCGGCGCTAGCAGCGTCAAGCGCTACGATTGCGAACGATAGAGTCCGGGTATTTTTAGCCTTGGGCGGGGGATGGGAACAATAG
- a CDS encoding HlyD family secretion protein has protein sequence MTIDRDTILRLLKPLLTLLVLGVAVLVFWQLYNYYTYAPQTRDGKIRADVVPLAADVSGRVEQVHVRDNQVVRRGEILFTIDHVRLRNALQQTEAAVATARATLNAAERENRRYQGLADIVSGQQRDDRRSAAEEARARYAQAIADRDLARINLERAEVRAPVNGIVTNFSLRPGAYATAGQPVMALVDSDSYYVAGYFEETKLSHIHPGARVTIRVMGEDRPLSGHVEGRSAGIDDRERTTASGTLLANVNPTFSWVRLAQRVPVRIAIDKVPPGIDLIAGRTVTVSLDSAGDARTVGLGA, from the coding sequence ATGACCATTGACCGCGATACGATCCTGCGCCTGCTCAAGCCGCTCCTTACCCTGCTCGTGCTGGGCGTCGCGGTGCTCGTCTTCTGGCAGCTCTATAATTACTATACTTACGCCCCCCAGACGCGAGATGGAAAGATCCGGGCCGATGTGGTTCCACTGGCCGCCGACGTATCCGGCCGGGTCGAACAGGTGCATGTCCGTGACAATCAGGTCGTGAGGCGCGGCGAGATATTGTTCACGATCGATCATGTCCGCTTGCGCAACGCCCTCCAGCAGACGGAAGCGGCGGTCGCCACCGCCCGCGCCACATTGAATGCGGCCGAGCGTGAGAACCGGCGCTATCAGGGCCTTGCCGACATCGTCTCGGGTCAGCAGCGCGACGACCGCCGCTCCGCCGCAGAGGAGGCCCGCGCCCGCTATGCGCAGGCGATCGCCGATCGCGATCTTGCCCGTATCAATCTCGAACGCGCTGAGGTGCGTGCGCCCGTCAACGGTATCGTCACCAACTTCTCGCTTCGTCCCGGTGCCTATGCCACCGCCGGCCAGCCAGTGATGGCGCTGGTCGATTCGGACAGTTACTATGTGGCGGGCTATTTCGAGGAAACCAAGCTTTCGCATATCCATCCGGGCGCGCGGGTGACCATCCGCGTTATGGGTGAGGACCGCCCCCTCTCCGGTCATGTCGAGGGTCGGTCAGCCGGCATTGACGATCGCGAGCGAACGACTGCCTCGGGCACACTGCTCGCCAACGTCAACCCGACCTTCAGCTGGGTCAGGCTTGCCCAGCGCGTCCCGGTGCGGATCGCCATCGACAAGGTTCCTCCCGGCATCGACCTGATCGCGGGACGAACGGTCACGGTGTCGCTTGATAGCGCGGGGGATGCACGCACGGTCGGTCTGGGCGCATGA
- the fdhD gene encoding formate dehydrogenase accessory sulfurtransferase FdhD produces MFQRLTPQGERGCVMRDLAEEVPVALEFNGVGYAVLMATPTDITDLLVGFALSERLMGAGDPAFDVDVHATEEGIIARATLPPERTDDLLDRVRHRATDSSCGLCGVENIEQAMRPLPLVMARSRADDAAIFRALEALQVHQPLNARTGAVHAAAWVGQDGTIRLVREDVGRHNAFDKLIGAMRRAGADWDGGFALLSSRCSYELVEKAVLSDCPLLVTISAPTALALHRAREAGLDLRVIARPDAMLVPT; encoded by the coding sequence ATGTTTCAGCGGCTGACCCCTCAAGGCGAGAGAGGCTGCGTTATGCGCGATTTGGCCGAAGAAGTGCCGGTCGCGCTGGAGTTCAACGGAGTCGGCTATGCGGTGCTGATGGCGACGCCGACCGATATTACCGATCTGCTGGTGGGTTTCGCGCTGTCGGAGCGGTTGATGGGAGCGGGCGATCCGGCGTTCGATGTGGATGTGCATGCGACGGAAGAAGGCATCATCGCGCGCGCGACATTGCCGCCCGAACGTACCGATGATCTGCTGGACCGGGTGCGTCATCGTGCGACAGATTCTTCCTGTGGTCTGTGCGGGGTCGAAAATATAGAGCAGGCGATGCGCCCACTGCCGCTGGTCATGGCGCGAAGCCGCGCTGATGACGCAGCCATTTTTCGTGCTTTGGAGGCGTTGCAGGTGCATCAGCCGCTCAATGCGCGGACAGGCGCGGTCCATGCTGCGGCATGGGTTGGACAGGATGGCACGATCCGACTGGTGCGGGAGGATGTCGGACGGCACAACGCCTTCGATAAGCTGATCGGCGCAATGCGAAGGGCAGGGGCGGATTGGGATGGCGGCTTTGCGTTGCTGTCGTCGCGCTGTTCCTATGAACTGGTGGAAAAGGCGGTGCTGAGCGATTGTCCGTTGCTGGTGACGATCTCCGCGCCCACAGCCTTGGCCCTGCATCGCGCGCGCGAGGCGGGGCTGGATCTGCGCGTGATTGCGCGGCCTGACGCGATGCTGGTCCCCACATGA
- a CDS encoding DUF1656 domain-containing protein, whose translation MIGEIDIAGIFLSPLLLCVGIGFAARLLVSLLLEAAGFYRLVWQRPLFDTSLFLILTGAAFLALRLVTSS comes from the coding sequence ATGATCGGAGAGATCGATATTGCCGGCATCTTCCTCTCGCCGCTGCTCCTCTGCGTCGGCATCGGCTTTGCCGCCCGCCTGCTCGTCTCGCTATTGCTCGAAGCCGCGGGTTTCTATCGCCTCGTCTGGCAGCGACCGCTGTTCGATACTTCCCTCTTCCTCATCCTGACCGGCGCCGCGTTTCTCGCGTTGCGCCTGGTCACCTCATCCTGA